A genomic stretch from Candidatus Eisenbacteria bacterium includes:
- a CDS encoding insulinase family protein — protein sequence MLVAGLLATPAAAAVVPNPQVLADSTAVRSWTLDNGLRVSTRHVPKAMAVAITVGYSVGTDDDPAGMEGLAQVLGELAFMSAAGDAPARDREDLDSQRPLGWSYPVSRRTTLFTEIATVEQFPGVLSQVAARMRGVQVTKQGLTDAVNHARTEMNDLLYGMPLGALYFQVREVAMGRKDEDILRRAKALGLAKISLSEAEVQLKRRFVPANAALSLAGNLDKVDVPALIQNLFGAIPAGTKLAHPPQPALKAASRTLSVDGLKSSNAVVAVMAPALEDSLHPSFYLNSLLLGSHFNHIWLRDQEGKAPNRHHYAIFDEPDLLRIFPFVDAETTKPEDVSRRIEGALNTFQSLIVTTEPYEELRGSVLWLLGGPIGDDLLPRVPYEPGLLHTLARSQAGRALWGGDRFWASYRARFESELPGNLGRWLAYFKDPKNQVTLLMLPRSAAVR from the coding sequence ATGCTGGTCGCCGGCCTCCTGGCCACGCCCGCCGCCGCCGCCGTCGTTCCCAATCCCCAGGTCCTCGCCGACAGCACCGCGGTCCGCAGCTGGACGCTCGACAATGGCCTGCGCGTTTCCACGCGCCATGTCCCGAAAGCCATGGCGGTGGCGATCACGGTGGGTTACTCGGTCGGAACCGATGACGACCCTGCCGGCATGGAGGGTCTGGCCCAGGTGCTCGGGGAACTGGCCTTCATGTCGGCTGCGGGCGACGCCCCCGCCCGCGATCGCGAGGATCTGGACAGCCAGCGTCCTCTGGGGTGGAGCTACCCGGTCTCGCGCCGCACCACGCTGTTCACCGAGATCGCGACCGTCGAGCAGTTCCCGGGCGTTCTCAGCCAGGTGGCGGCCCGCATGCGCGGGGTGCAGGTGACGAAACAGGGGCTGACCGATGCGGTCAACCACGCGCGCACCGAGATGAACGACCTGCTCTACGGGATGCCGCTCGGCGCGCTCTACTTCCAGGTGCGGGAAGTCGCCATGGGCCGGAAGGACGAGGACATCCTGCGGCGCGCGAAAGCCCTGGGGCTTGCCAAGATCTCGCTCTCCGAGGCGGAGGTGCAGCTCAAGCGCCGGTTCGTGCCGGCCAATGCCGCGCTCAGCCTGGCCGGCAATCTCGACAAGGTCGACGTTCCCGCGCTGATCCAGAACCTGTTCGGCGCGATCCCCGCCGGCACCAAGCTCGCCCACCCTCCGCAACCCGCGCTCAAGGCCGCATCCAGGACGCTCTCGGTGGATGGCCTCAAGAGCTCCAATGCGGTCGTGGCGGTGATGGCCCCCGCGCTCGAGGACAGCCTTCATCCTTCCTTCTATCTGAACTCGCTCCTGCTCGGCTCCCACTTCAACCACATTTGGCTGCGCGATCAGGAAGGCAAGGCGCCCAACCGTCACCATTACGCCATCTTCGACGAGCCGGACTTGCTGAGAATCTTTCCGTTCGTCGATGCGGAGACCACGAAGCCCGAGGACGTGTCGCGTCGGATCGAGGGCGCGCTCAATACCTTCCAGTCGCTGATCGTCACCACCGAGCCTTACGAGGAGCTGCGGGGAAGCGTCCTGTGGCTGCTCGGCGGCCCGATCGGAGACGATCTGCTCCCCCGCGTGCCGTACGAGCCGGGCTTGCTTCACACGCTGGCGCGGTCGCAGGCCGGTCGCGCGCTGTGGGGCGGCGACCGATTCTGGGCCAGCTATCGGGCTCGCTTCGAGAGCGAGCTGCCAGGCAATCTTGGACGCTGGCTCGCTTACTTCAAGGACCCGAAGAACCAGGTCACCCTGCTCATGCTGCCGCGCAGCGCCGCGGTCCGCTAG
- a CDS encoding 4a-hydroxytetrahydrobiopterin dehydratase, with product MTEAPRRLTDEEVKLALSRLAGWQVIGGKLHREYQFKDFVAAWGFMSSAALVVQQMDHHPEWFNVYHTVRIDLVTHDAKGITRRDVDLATKLEDLASGLARG from the coding sequence ATGACGGAAGCACCACGCAGGCTCACCGACGAAGAAGTCAAGCTCGCGCTCTCACGACTCGCGGGCTGGCAGGTGATCGGGGGAAAGCTCCATCGCGAGTACCAATTCAAGGACTTCGTGGCGGCGTGGGGCTTCATGTCCAGCGCGGCGCTGGTGGTCCAGCAGATGGACCACCATCCCGAGTGGTTCAACGTCTACCACACGGTGCGCATCGATCTCGTGACCCACGACGCCAAGGGCATCACCCGGCGCGACGTGGATCTCGCCACGAAGCTCGAGGACCTCGCGTCGGGCCTCGCGCGCGGCTAG